From a single bacterium genomic region:
- a CDS encoding undecaprenyl/decaprenyl-phosphate alpha-N-acetylglucosaminyl 1-phosphate transferase has protein sequence MSDFVGGDALVNLRDHLLPGLWPLLVAFALCALVVPVAIRVSRLTGLIAEPGGRHSHSRPTPLLGGLAMFAGFAVAVLVFLPGYPETPGVLVSSGLAALLLIADDRWPVRPAIKFGLQAFVALLAVVVFGFKITFLGLPGQHVVHLGLLITPISLFWLLGMQNTVNFLDGVDGLAAGVIFIVAVTLMLAAAGLRQVEVVQLGGALAGACAGFLLFNFHPARIFMGDSGSHFLGMALGVISILGVAKVAVAFALAVPVLALALPIADTAWAILRRRLQKASVATPDQEHLHHRLQAFGLDPRQTCFVFYAASALLGALGLTLFGHGRILAVALATSAALASTVAADLLQRTGWRVPASYLRRLLATQGSR, from the coding sequence GTGAGTGACTTCGTCGGCGGCGACGCCCTCGTCAACCTGCGCGACCACCTGCTGCCCGGGCTGTGGCCGCTTCTGGTCGCGTTCGCGCTGTGCGCCCTCGTCGTCCCGGTCGCGATTCGCGTGTCTCGCCTGACGGGCTTGATCGCCGAACCCGGCGGGCGTCACTCGCACAGCAGGCCGACCCCACTGCTTGGCGGCCTCGCCATGTTCGCCGGCTTCGCGGTCGCGGTGCTCGTCTTCCTGCCCGGTTACCCGGAAACGCCAGGCGTGCTGGTCTCGTCGGGCCTGGCCGCACTGCTGCTCATCGCCGACGACCGCTGGCCGGTCCGCCCCGCCATCAAGTTCGGCCTCCAGGCGTTCGTGGCCCTGCTCGCGGTGGTCGTCTTCGGCTTCAAGATCACGTTCCTGGGGCTGCCGGGGCAGCACGTCGTCCACCTCGGCCTGCTGATCACCCCGATCAGCCTCTTCTGGCTGCTGGGGATGCAGAACACCGTCAACTTCCTCGACGGCGTCGACGGGCTGGCCGCCGGCGTGATCTTCATCGTCGCGGTGACGCTGATGCTCGCGGCGGCCGGGCTCCGGCAGGTCGAGGTCGTGCAGCTCGGCGGCGCGCTGGCCGGCGCGTGCGCCGGCTTTCTGCTCTTCAACTTCCATCCCGCCCGCATCTTCATGGGCGACTCCGGCTCGCACTTCCTCGGCATGGCTCTGGGCGTCATCTCGATCCTGGGCGTGGCCAAGGTCGCTGTCGCCTTCGCCCTGGCGGTCCCTGTCCTCGCCCTGGCCCTGCCGATCGCGGACACCGCGTGGGCGATCCTGAGGCGGCGGCTCCAAAAGGCGTCGGTCGCCACCCCCGACCAGGAGCACCTCCACCACCGCCTCCAGGCGTTTGGGCTGGACCCGCGCCAGACCTGCTTCGTCTTCTATGCCGCGAGCGCTCTGCTGGGTGCGCTCGGGCTCACGCTCTTCGGCCACGGCAGGATCCTCGCGGTGGCCCTGGCGACCTCCGCGGCGCTCGCGTCGACCGTGGCCGCGGATCTTCTGCAGCGGACCGGCTGGCGCGTGCCCGCGTCCTACCTGCGCCGCCTGCTCGCCACCCAGGGTTCCCGGTAG
- a CDS encoding AtpZ/AtpI family protein, with protein sequence MPRALCWVRSGSRSSATAGSSRWPWRPPRRSRRPWPRIFCSGPAGACPRPTCAACSPPRVPGRIRRGMAPTPSAGPTGADMAGIGVYFAAAVLLPLLGGVALDKALHTAPVFVLVGLFVGLAAGAAGIWLKVRELSK encoded by the coding sequence ATGCCGCGAGCGCTCTGCTGGGTGCGCTCGGGCTCACGCTCTTCGGCCACGGCAGGATCCTCGCGGTGGCCCTGGCGACCTCCGCGGCGCTCGCGTCGACCGTGGCCGCGGATCTTCTGCAGCGGACCGGCTGGCGCGTGCCCGCGTCCTACCTGCGCCGCCTGCTCGCCACCCAGGGTTCCCGGTAGAATTCGGCGGGGCATGGCGCCCACTCCGAGTGCGGGCCCGACGGGGGCTGACATGGCCGGAATCGGGGTCTATTTCGCAGCCGCGGTTCTTCTGCCGCTGCTCGGGGGAGTGGCGCTCGACAAGGCGCTGCACACGGCGCCGGTGTTCGTCCTGGTAGGACTGTTCGTGGGGCTTGCGGCCGGTGCGGCCGGGATCTGGTTGAAGGTAAGGGAGCTTTCGAAGTGA